The Porphyrobacter sp. HT-58-2 genome has a window encoding:
- a CDS encoding enoyl-CoA hydratase family protein: protein MPITTTIQNRIAEIVFDVPPVNAFDSATWLSIPDMITAAARNPEVNCVLIRAAAESRGFCGGVDIKEMQAHPERITLLNRGNYLTFKAIREAEVPVVSAVHKFVIGGGIGICGASDTIIAADDAFFSLPEVDRGAMGGASHLSRMLPLHKVRAAFFTGGNIPAEEAYRLGAVEKVVPRAALEAEARAFCAVIASKSRKALVIAKEALNGLEPRDVDRGYRWEQGFTLEMYMHEDSQKARDAFVATGKAAEF, encoded by the coding sequence ATGCCGATCACCACCACCATCCAGAACCGCATCGCCGAAATCGTCTTCGACGTGCCGCCCGTCAACGCTTTCGATAGCGCCACTTGGCTGTCGATCCCCGACATGATCACCGCCGCCGCGCGCAATCCGGAGGTCAATTGCGTCCTCATCCGCGCCGCAGCGGAATCGCGCGGCTTCTGCGGCGGGGTGGACATCAAGGAGATGCAGGCGCACCCCGAACGCATCACGCTCCTCAATCGCGGCAATTACCTCACCTTCAAGGCGATCCGCGAGGCCGAAGTGCCGGTGGTCTCCGCCGTGCACAAGTTCGTGATCGGCGGCGGGATCGGGATCTGCGGCGCGTCGGACACGATCATTGCCGCCGATGATGCCTTCTTCAGCCTGCCCGAAGTCGATCGCGGGGCGATGGGCGGGGCCAGCCACCTCTCGCGCATGCTGCCGCTGCACAAGGTGCGCGCGGCCTTCTTCACCGGCGGCAATATCCCGGCCGAGGAAGCCTACCGCCTCGGCGCGGTCGAGAAGGTCGTACCGCGCGCCGCTCTGGAAGCCGAAGCCCGCGCCTTCTGCGCCGTCATCGCCAGCAAGAGCCGCAAGGCGCTGGTGATCGCCAAGGAGGCGCTGAACGGCCTCGAACCGCGCGATGTCGATCGCGGCTATCGCTGGGAGCAGGGCTTCACGCTCGAAATGTACATGCACGAAGACAGCCAGAAGGCGCGCGATGCCTTTGTCGCAACCGGCAAGGCCGCCGAGTTCTGA
- a CDS encoding SDR family oxidoreductase, with product MAKTPTIDLMGQVALVTGGTKGLGRAVALALADAGARVFVCARNAPTEAMDGIVFRPVDVRDPEAVRALVDAIVAEAGRIDILVNNAGGSPAVVAAEASPRFSEAIIRLNLMAPLYLSQAAHAHMAQAGSGSIVNIASVSAIRPSPGTAAYGAAKAGLLNLTQSLAQEWGPQGIRVNAIIAGLMATETAEATYGDAAAQAAVGRSMPLQRMGTGEDIAGAVLWLCSPLAGWVSGARINVDGGGERPYFLDLVKGE from the coding sequence TTGGCCAAGACGCCGACAATTGATCTTATGGGGCAGGTCGCGCTGGTGACCGGCGGGACCAAGGGGCTGGGCCGTGCGGTCGCACTGGCATTGGCCGATGCCGGTGCGCGCGTCTTCGTCTGCGCCCGCAATGCCCCTACCGAAGCGATGGACGGAATCGTCTTCCGCCCTGTCGATGTGCGCGATCCCGAGGCGGTGCGCGCGCTGGTGGACGCAATCGTGGCGGAGGCCGGACGGATCGACATCCTGGTCAACAATGCCGGCGGATCGCCCGCCGTCGTCGCTGCCGAAGCGAGCCCGCGCTTTTCCGAAGCGATCATCCGGCTCAATCTGATGGCACCCCTCTATCTCTCGCAGGCCGCGCATGCGCACATGGCGCAGGCGGGGAGCGGCAGTATCGTCAACATCGCCAGCGTGTCGGCGATCCGCCCGTCGCCCGGCACGGCAGCCTATGGCGCAGCCAAGGCGGGGCTGCTCAATCTCACCCAGAGCCTCGCGCAGGAGTGGGGACCTCAGGGTATCCGCGTCAACGCGATCATCGCCGGGCTGATGGCAACTGAAACTGCCGAGGCGACCTATGGCGATGCCGCAGCGCAGGCCGCAGTAGGCCGCTCGATGCCGCTTCAACGGATGGGGACGGGCGAAGACATCGCCGGGGCAGTGCTGTGGCTGTGCTCGCCCCTCGCCGGATGGGTGAGCGGAGCTCGGATCAATGTCGATGGCGGGGGAGAACGTCCGTACTTCCTCGACCTCGTGAAAGGGGAGTAG
- a CDS encoding enoyl-CoA hydratase, with protein MSDAIVPKVDQPPVYETDEPVLYHAADGIARITLNRPQFHNVQNSQMTYALDDAFKRAVDDDEVKVIILKSDAKHFTAGHDIGSPGRDFHSSFDRRLMWYDHANKGGAEKAYIREQEVYLGMCKRWRALPKPTIAQVHGACIAGGLMLAWVCDLIIASDDAFFQDPVLQMGFPGVEYFAHAHELNPRIAKEFLFLGERMSAERAYQMGMVNRVVPRADLEAEVARVAARIAEQPRLALQLAKQAVNHMETLAGKEAGIDASFGYHHFAHANNQLVSGDYIAGFSGKSMAEKNKAREADKG; from the coding sequence ATGAGCGACGCCATCGTTCCCAAGGTTGATCAGCCGCCGGTCTACGAGACTGACGAGCCGGTGCTCTACCACGCGGCTGACGGTATCGCGCGGATCACGCTCAACCGGCCGCAGTTCCACAACGTCCAGAACAGCCAGATGACCTATGCGCTCGACGACGCCTTCAAGCGTGCGGTCGATGACGACGAGGTCAAGGTCATCATCCTCAAGTCGGATGCCAAGCACTTCACCGCCGGACATGACATCGGCAGCCCCGGGCGCGACTTCCATTCGAGCTTCGATCGCCGGCTGATGTGGTACGATCACGCCAACAAGGGCGGCGCGGAGAAGGCCTATATCCGCGAGCAGGAAGTCTATCTCGGCATGTGCAAGCGGTGGCGCGCCCTGCCCAAGCCGACCATCGCGCAGGTTCACGGTGCCTGCATCGCGGGCGGGCTGATGCTCGCCTGGGTGTGCGATCTGATCATCGCCAGTGACGATGCCTTTTTCCAGGACCCGGTGTTGCAGATGGGCTTCCCCGGCGTCGAATATTTTGCCCACGCGCATGAACTGAACCCGCGCATCGCCAAGGAATTCCTGTTCCTCGGCGAACGCATGAGCGCCGAGCGCGCCTACCAGATGGGCATGGTCAACCGGGTCGTGCCGCGCGCCGATCTGGAAGCCGAGGTCGCCCGCGTCGCCGCGCGCATTGCCGAACAGCCGCGCCTTGCGCTGCAACTCGCCAAGCAGGCGGTCAATCACATGGAGACGCTGGCTGGCAAGGAAGCCGGGATCGACGCGAGCTTCGGCTACCACCACTTCGCCCACGCCAACAACCAGCTCGTCTCGGGCGACTACATCGCCGGGTTCAGTGGCAAGTCGATGGCCGAGAAGAACAAGGCGCGCGAGGCTGACAAGGGCTGA
- a CDS encoding acyl-CoA dehydrogenase family protein: protein MDMLIAPERLELAEAVRDYLAGTHGPEVLRRLDAGPNRDPALWQGLVEMGLTGLLVPEAHGGLGMGLLDAALIARECGRVCLAEPLVESAFVATPWLIAQGQTGDLAAVVAGEHRPLAAHGINGWVADGEGEPLASIDPLRRLAALHEAPSDDPLLLDLGALMSAAQLVGLAEAMLDQAVEYAKIRTQFGQPVGAFQAIKHKLADVAVALEFARPVLWRAAQALDDRAASASLHVSHAKVVATDAAYLAAESAIQVHGAMGYTYEVDLHFWMKRAWALGGAWGSRASHLARIDTAVIGAAHPIGPENTFA from the coding sequence ATGGATATGCTGATTGCTCCCGAACGGCTCGAACTGGCCGAGGCTGTGCGCGATTATCTCGCGGGCACCCATGGGCCGGAAGTGCTGCGCCGCCTCGACGCCGGGCCGAACCGCGATCCCGCGCTCTGGCAGGGGCTGGTCGAGATGGGCCTCACCGGCCTGCTGGTGCCCGAGGCCCATGGCGGGCTTGGCATGGGCCTGCTCGACGCCGCACTGATTGCGCGCGAATGTGGCCGCGTGTGCCTCGCCGAGCCGCTGGTGGAAAGCGCCTTTGTCGCCACCCCCTGGCTGATCGCGCAAGGGCAGACGGGCGATCTTGCCGCTGTCGTGGCGGGCGAACACCGCCCCCTCGCCGCTCATGGGATCAACGGCTGGGTGGCGGACGGCGAGGGCGAGCCGCTCGCCAGCATCGATCCCTTGCGCCGCCTTGCCGCGCTGCACGAAGCACCGAGCGATGATCCACTGCTGCTCGATCTCGGGGCATTGATGAGCGCTGCGCAGCTCGTCGGGTTGGCCGAGGCGATGCTCGATCAGGCGGTCGAATACGCCAAGATCCGCACCCAGTTCGGCCAGCCGGTGGGCGCGTTTCAGGCGATCAAGCACAAGCTCGCCGATGTCGCCGTGGCGCTCGAATTTGCGCGGCCGGTGCTTTGGCGCGCGGCGCAGGCGCTCGATGACCGCGCGGCCAGCGCCTCGCTCCACGTCAGCCATGCGAAGGTGGTCGCCACCGATGCCGCCTATCTCGCCGCCGAAAGCGCAATCCAGGTCCACGGCGCGATGGGCTACACCTACGAAGTCGATCTGCATTTCTGGATGAAGCGCGCCTGGGCGCTCGGCGGTGCATGGGGCAGCCGCGCCTCCCACCTCGCCCGCATCGATACTGCCGTGATCGGGGCTGCGCATCCCATCGGACCGGAGAACACCTTTGCCTGA
- a CDS encoding NAD(P)H-dependent flavin oxidoreductase, which yields MADVLATPLTALLGSRLPVIQTAMGWIATPRLVAASSNAGAFGFLAGAVMQPAELAEAIAETSRHTPHRFGVNFHSFQPGAREIVEIIIANAECVRAVSFGRGPDASMIARFREAGIVCIPTVGALKHAQKMVSLGCEAITVQGGEGGGHTGSVATTVLLPQVLDAVSVPVAAAGGFADGRGLAAALAYGAAGIAMGSRFMMTSDSPVPDAVKAAYARAGTQDIIVTSKIDGIPQRMIRNPMLERIEAGGALARWRRGLLAAFAMKRATGASWGELLAAARAHDQPRRNVATRSHACGRRADAAAKGRGRRRCHRRADGLGAGRGPAR from the coding sequence ATGGCCGATGTGCTCGCCACCCCGCTGACCGCCCTTCTGGGTAGCCGCCTGCCGGTGATCCAGACCGCGATGGGCTGGATCGCAACGCCGCGGCTGGTGGCAGCGAGCAGCAATGCGGGGGCTTTCGGGTTTCTGGCAGGCGCAGTGATGCAGCCTGCCGAACTGGCGGAAGCGATTGCCGAAACCAGCCGCCACACGCCACACCGCTTCGGGGTCAATTTCCATAGCTTCCAGCCCGGCGCGCGCGAGATCGTCGAAATCATCATCGCCAATGCGGAATGCGTGCGCGCGGTCAGCTTCGGGCGCGGGCCGGATGCCTCGATGATCGCGCGCTTCCGCGAGGCCGGGATCGTGTGCATCCCCACCGTGGGCGCATTGAAGCACGCGCAGAAGATGGTGAGCCTCGGGTGCGAGGCGATCACCGTGCAAGGCGGCGAGGGCGGCGGGCATACCGGTTCGGTCGCCACCACGGTGCTGCTGCCGCAAGTGCTCGATGCCGTGAGCGTGCCGGTCGCGGCCGCGGGCGGCTTTGCCGACGGCCGCGGGCTTGCGGCGGCGCTGGCCTATGGCGCGGCCGGGATTGCAATGGGCAGCCGCTTCATGATGACCAGCGACAGCCCGGTGCCCGACGCGGTCAAGGCCGCCTATGCCCGCGCGGGGACGCAGGATATCATCGTCACCAGCAAGATCGACGGCATCCCGCAGCGGATGATCCGCAACCCGATGCTCGAGAGGATCGAGGCGGGCGGCGCACTGGCGCGCTGGCGGCGCGGATTGCTGGCCGCCTTCGCCATGAAGCGGGCCACCGGTGCCAGCTGGGGCGAACTTCTCGCTGCCGCGCGCGCGCATGACCAGCCACGGCGAAATGTCGCTACCCGAAGCCATGCTTGCGGCCGCCGCGCCGACGCTGCTGCAAAAGGCCGTGGTCGAAGGCGATGCCATCGGCGGGCTGATGGCCTCGGGGCAGGTCGCGGGCCGGCTCGATGA
- a CDS encoding CoA transferase subunit A has translation MSTLDKRMSSAEIVGRLESGMTLGIGGWGPRRKPMALVREILRSDLKDLTIVSYGGPDVGMLCAAGKVKKLVFAFVSLDAIPLEPWFRKAREAGAIEVLELDEGMFQWGLKAAAFQLPFLPTRVGLGTDLVELGGLKTVQSPYDDGEVMVAMPALKLDAALIHVQRCDHRGNVQALGPDTYYDEWFAKAADQCFVSCEELVPAMEDAFPDDVRANLFERCFVTGVTEAKGGAHPTSLPPDYGWDMGWFKKYAAAAKDPGDWASVAAQFVGASEADYLASVGGMEAVGALPLPVF, from the coding sequence ATGAGTACGCTCGACAAACGGATGAGCTCCGCCGAGATCGTCGGCCGACTTGAAAGCGGCATGACGCTCGGCATCGGCGGTTGGGGTCCGCGCCGCAAGCCGATGGCGCTGGTGCGCGAAATCCTGCGCTCGGATCTCAAAGACCTCACAATCGTTTCCTATGGCGGCCCCGATGTCGGCATGCTGTGCGCGGCGGGCAAGGTGAAGAAGCTGGTCTTCGCCTTCGTCTCGCTTGACGCGATCCCGCTCGAACCGTGGTTCCGCAAGGCCCGTGAGGCCGGCGCGATCGAGGTGCTCGAACTCGACGAAGGGATGTTCCAGTGGGGCCTCAAGGCCGCCGCCTTCCAGCTCCCTTTCCTGCCCACCCGCGTCGGGCTCGGCACCGATCTTGTCGAACTCGGCGGGCTGAAGACCGTGCAGTCGCCCTATGACGATGGCGAGGTGATGGTGGCGATGCCCGCCCTGAAGCTCGATGCCGCGCTGATCCACGTCCAGCGTTGCGACCATCGCGGCAATGTCCAGGCGCTCGGCCCGGACACCTATTACGACGAATGGTTCGCCAAGGCGGCGGACCAGTGCTTCGTCTCGTGCGAGGAACTCGTCCCGGCGATGGAAGATGCCTTTCCGGACGATGTCCGCGCCAACCTGTTCGAACGCTGCTTCGTCACCGGCGTGACCGAGGCGAAGGGCGGGGCGCATCCGACCTCGCTCCCGCCTGACTACGGCTGGGATATGGGCTGGTTCAAGAAATACGCGGCGGCCGCGAAGGACCCGGGCGACTGGGCCAGTGTGGCGGCGCAATTCGTGGGCGCGAGCGAGGCGGACTATCTCGCTTCGGTCGGCGGTATGGAGGCGGTCGGGGCGCTCCCCCTGCCGGTGTTCTGA
- a CDS encoding VOC family protein — MGVKALGYVIIETAQPERWDRFLTQLAGVMRAPDAADGAMQFRIDDRPFRFRIEKSNREWFKAAAYEVADDAALDDLAARIAAAGRPVERFTPEAAALRGVEAGFATSDPAGNGLEFYCGDSRTDEPFVSPLGISHFITGAMGMGHAVFSAPDFPATLAFHRDVIGFRETDMPAFHLMGPDAPAMHFAFLHADNGRHHSIAFGEGPVPPSGAVHVMLEYPSLVEVGKAYDRMKAMGYPESASLGQHFNDETVGFYVQTPGGFDLEIGCDSLVIDPASWEVTKHIGISIWGHEWAWQKAMAEAQKAEAAE; from the coding sequence ATGGGCGTCAAGGCGCTTGGCTATGTCATTATCGAAACGGCCCAGCCAGAGCGGTGGGACAGGTTTCTAACCCAGTTGGCGGGTGTCATGCGTGCGCCTGACGCTGCCGACGGCGCGATGCAGTTCCGCATCGACGACAGGCCGTTCCGGTTCCGAATCGAGAAATCGAACCGCGAATGGTTCAAGGCTGCCGCCTATGAAGTGGCCGACGATGCCGCGCTGGATGATCTCGCGGCCCGGATTGCCGCGGCCGGTCGCCCGGTCGAGCGCTTCACCCCCGAGGCGGCAGCGCTGCGCGGGGTCGAGGCAGGGTTTGCCACCAGCGATCCGGCGGGCAATGGCCTTGAATTCTACTGCGGCGACAGCCGCACGGATGAACCATTCGTCTCGCCGCTCGGCATTTCCCACTTCATCACCGGCGCAATGGGGATGGGCCACGCGGTCTTTTCCGCGCCCGATTTTCCGGCGACGCTGGCTTTTCACCGCGACGTGATCGGCTTCCGTGAAACCGATATGCCGGCCTTTCACCTCATGGGCCCCGACGCCCCGGCGATGCACTTCGCCTTTCTCCATGCCGACAATGGCCGCCATCACTCGATCGCTTTCGGCGAAGGGCCAGTGCCGCCGTCGGGCGCGGTTCATGTCATGCTGGAATATCCCAGCCTGGTGGAAGTGGGCAAAGCCTATGACCGGATGAAGGCGATGGGCTATCCCGAAAGCGCCAGCCTCGGTCAGCATTTCAATGACGAGACCGTCGGCTTCTACGTCCAGACCCCGGGCGGCTTCGATCTCGAAATCGGCTGCGACAGTCTGGTGATCGATCCGGCGAGCTGGGAAGTGACCAAGCATATTGGCATCAGCATCTGGGGCCACGAATGGGCCTGGCAGAAGGCGATGGCCGAGGCGCAGAAGGCCGAGGCAGCCGAATGA
- a CDS encoding CoA-transferase subunit beta — translation MATLAELCIAAVAEAFRTDRELVGTGIGPIPRLGVGLAKLTHSPGLMMTDGEAFLVEQPVPIGPRAYDDRKAAGYLPFSRFFDSAVWSGRRHAMVTPTQVDRFGQTNLSALGGTHAQPKTQMLGARGFPGNGIYHANSMFIPAHGPRVFVAGEVDRVSSPGYNPARRIAGGNYSAIDLKRIVTNLCVMDFGGPDHAVRVISLHPGVTFADVEAATGFPLIDAVAGETALPTEEQLAIIARLDPHGIRHSVLADNPPAIRSAS, via the coding sequence ATGGCGACTCTCGCGGAACTGTGCATCGCGGCTGTGGCGGAGGCCTTCCGCACGGACCGCGAGTTGGTCGGCACCGGTATCGGCCCGATCCCGCGCCTCGGCGTGGGGCTTGCCAAGTTGACCCATTCACCCGGCCTGATGATGACCGACGGCGAGGCCTTCCTTGTCGAACAGCCCGTGCCGATCGGCCCGCGCGCCTATGACGACCGGAAGGCCGCGGGTTACCTGCCCTTCAGCCGCTTCTTCGACAGTGCGGTGTGGAGCGGGCGGCGGCACGCGATGGTGACGCCAACGCAGGTCGACCGCTTCGGCCAGACCAACCTTTCGGCGCTGGGCGGCACCCATGCCCAGCCGAAAACCCAGATGCTCGGCGCGCGCGGTTTCCCCGGCAACGGCATCTATCACGCCAATTCGATGTTCATCCCCGCCCATGGACCGCGAGTGTTCGTGGCAGGCGAAGTCGATCGGGTGTCCTCGCCGGGCTACAACCCCGCGCGGCGGATCGCGGGCGGCAACTACTCCGCCATCGACCTGAAGCGCATCGTCACCAACCTGTGCGTTATGGATTTCGGCGGGCCAGACCACGCGGTGCGGGTCATCTCGCTGCACCCCGGCGTGACCTTTGCCGACGTCGAGGCGGCTACCGGCTTCCCGCTGATCGACGCAGTGGCGGGCGAGACCGCGCTGCCGACCGAAGAACAGCTCGCCATCATCGCGCGGCTCGATCCGCATGGCATCCGCCACAGCGTGCTGGCCGACAACCCACCTGCCATCAGGAGCGCATCATGA
- a CDS encoding acyl-CoA dehydrogenase family protein yields MQLAYTEQQQAFRAEVREWLAANVPPAPLLTLECEEGYHQHVGWERQLASGNWGMVTWPETYGGRGLDLIEWLIFEEEYWGAGAPLRVNQNGIFLLGPTIMEYGTPEQKARFLTPMAAGEVIWAQAWSEPGAGSDMAAIKTTAYRDGDHYVINGQKTWSSRASFADWGFGLFRTEEGSQRHKGLSFILFDLDTPGITRRPIRQLHGHPGFAELFFDDVRVPVDNRLAGEGEGWSVAMATAGFERGLMLRSPGRFQAAARRLVELFRQHEAAAAPSAREAVMRAWMDAQAYAYNTYAVAAKIMAGGKIGAEASLNKIFWSELDRAMHRTAMQLLGAAAELRALADGSINEWLEGYMFSLSGPIYAGSNEIQRNITAERLLGLPRVGAG; encoded by the coding sequence ATGCAGCTTGCTTACACCGAACAACAGCAGGCCTTCCGCGCCGAGGTGCGCGAATGGCTTGCGGCCAACGTGCCGCCCGCGCCGCTGCTCACGCTCGAATGCGAGGAAGGCTATCACCAGCATGTCGGCTGGGAACGCCAGCTCGCCAGCGGCAACTGGGGCATGGTGACCTGGCCCGAGACCTATGGCGGGCGCGGGCTCGACCTCATCGAATGGCTGATCTTCGAGGAAGAATACTGGGGCGCGGGCGCGCCGCTCAGGGTCAATCAGAACGGCATCTTCCTGCTCGGCCCCACCATCATGGAATATGGCACCCCCGAGCAGAAGGCCCGCTTCCTCACCCCCATGGCGGCGGGCGAGGTGATCTGGGCGCAGGCCTGGTCCGAGCCCGGCGCGGGTAGTGACATGGCGGCGATCAAGACCACCGCCTACCGCGACGGCGATCACTACGTGATCAATGGCCAGAAGACCTGGTCGAGCCGCGCGAGCTTTGCCGACTGGGGCTTCGGCCTGTTCCGCACCGAGGAGGGCAGCCAGCGCCACAAGGGTCTGTCCTTCATCCTGTTCGATCTCGATACGCCGGGCATCACCCGCCGCCCGATCCGCCAGCTCCACGGCCATCCCGGCTTTGCCGAATTGTTCTTCGACGATGTGCGCGTGCCGGTGGACAACCGGTTGGCGGGCGAAGGGGAGGGCTGGAGCGTCGCCATGGCCACCGCCGGTTTCGAGCGCGGGCTGATGCTGCGCTCGCCGGGGCGGTTTCAGGCCGCCGCGCGCCGGCTGGTCGAACTGTTCCGCCAGCACGAGGCTGCCGCCGCGCCCTCCGCGCGCGAGGCGGTGATGCGGGCGTGGATGGACGCGCAGGCCTATGCCTACAACACCTATGCCGTCGCCGCGAAGATCATGGCGGGCGGCAAGATCGGGGCGGAAGCGAGCCTCAACAAGATCTTCTGGTCCGAACTCGACCGCGCGATGCACCGCACCGCGATGCAATTGCTCGGCGCGGCGGCAGAGCTGCGTGCGCTGGCCGATGGTTCGATCAACGAATGGCTGGAGGGCTACATGTTCTCGCTCTCCGGCCCGATCTACGCCGGATCGAATGAGATCCAGCGCAACATCACCGCCGAGCGCCTGCTCGGCCTGCCGCGGGTGGGAGCGGGCTGA